Proteins from a genomic interval of Candidatus Babeliales bacterium:
- a CDS encoding transposase, translated as MKKTLNHPRANLEKRSAFCQTLADFEKQGRPPVFIDESGFAHDMPRTHGYAKKGSRCFGTHDWGAKGRTNAIGALLGGILLTVSLFETTINTVIFNQWVLQDLIPKLPPRSVVVLDNATFHKGVEMISALEFLGHTVLYLPPYSPDLNPIEKKWAQAKSRRRKLQCAVESLFEEQDL; from the coding sequence ATAAAAAAAACCCTCAATCATCCCCGAGCGAATTTAGAAAAACGATCTGCATTCTGCCAAACCCTAGCAGATTTTGAAAAGCAAGGACGTCCACCTGTTTTCATTGATGAGAGTGGGTTCGCGCATGACATGCCTCGTACTCATGGTTATGCAAAGAAAGGCTCACGTTGTTTTGGGACGCATGATTGGGGCGCAAAGGGAAGAACCAATGCTATTGGCGCATTGCTTGGGGGAATTTTGCTGACCGTGAGTTTATTTGAAACGACGATCAATACAGTTATTTTCAACCAGTGGGTTTTACAAGATTTGATCCCTAAGCTTCCTCCTAGAAGCGTTGTTGTGCTTGACAATGCGACCTTTCACAAAGGAGTAGAAATGATCAGTGCTCTTGAGTTTCTTGGACACACAGTCCTTTATTTGCCCCCGTATTCACCAGACTTAAATCCTATTGAGAAAAAATGGGCCCAAGCCAAGTCGCGTCGTCGTAAATTACAATGCGCTGTTGAATCCCTTTTTGAGGAACAAGATTTGTGA
- a CDS encoding IS630 transposase-related protein, with the protein MTYSRDFREKALFIKEKESLSLAKIAKRFDVGIASVVRWSKDIESKKTRNKPATKIDMEALKKDVEAYPDAYQYERAKRLNVSRAGVAHALKRLGVSYKKNPQSSPSEFRKTICILPNPSRF; encoded by the coding sequence ATGACATATTCACGTGATTTTCGAGAAAAAGCTTTGTTCATTAAAGAGAAAGAATCCCTTAGTTTAGCAAAGATCGCCAAGAGATTTGATGTTGGTATCGCAAGTGTTGTGCGGTGGTCAAAGGATATTGAATCAAAAAAGACTCGCAATAAGCCAGCAACAAAAATCGACATGGAGGCTTTGAAGAAAGATGTTGAAGCCTACCCTGATGCCTATCAGTATGAGCGCGCAAAACGCTTGAATGTAAGTCGGGCGGGCGTTGCTCATGCCTTAAAACGTTTGGGAGTAAGCTATAAAAAAAACCCTCAATCATCCCCGAGCGAATTTAGAAAAACGATCTGCATTCTGCCAAACCCTAGCAGATTTTGA